The proteins below are encoded in one region of Belonocnema kinseyi isolate 2016_QV_RU_SX_M_011 chromosome 1, B_treatae_v1, whole genome shotgun sequence:
- the LOC117172835 gene encoding NADH dehydrogenase [ubiquinone] iron-sulfur protein 3, mitochondrial has product MASRILKTFLTASRAITSVAPKRYVTTFPVLRRPNQESKTEQVRPTIRKRDHEQIEQLKDFGQYVADCLPRYVQKVQIAAGDELEILISPEGVLGTISFLKNHQNAQFTNIVDITAMDVPGREYRFELIYNLLSIRFNSRIRVKTYTDELSPIDSITSIFEGANWYEREVWDMFGIFFANHPDLRRILTDYGFEGHPLRKDFPLSGYIEVRYDEEKKRVVAEPLELAQEFRRFELSAPWEQFPNFRNSPPAAEEVSTKK; this is encoded by the exons atggCTTCGCGAATTCTTAAAACGTTCTTAACTGCATCGAGAGCAATAACCAGTGTGGCTCCGAaac GTTATGTTACCACTTTTCCTGTATTGCGAAGGCCTAACCAGGAATCAAAAACCGAGCAAGTGCGCC CAACAATTAGAAAACGGGATCATGAACAAATTGAACAGCTGAAGGATTTTGGCCAATACGTAGCCGATTGTTTGCCAAGATACGTCCAGAAAGTGCAAATAGCTGCGGGCGACgaattggaaattttgatttcGCCCGAAGGTGTTTTGGggacaatttcatttttgaaaaatcatcagaaTGCCCAATTTACTAACATTGTCGACATCACGGCTATGGACGTTCCCGGCAGGGAATACAGATTCGAa cttATTTATAATCTTCTCTCTATACGATTCAATTCTCGTATTCGAGTGAAAACTTATACGGATGAATTAAGTCCGATTGACTCAATTACCAGTATTTTTGAGGGAGCCAATTGGTACGAAAGAGAAGTTTGGGAcatgtttggaatattttttgcGAACCATCCCGATCTTCGGAGAATTCTCACCGATTACGGATTCGAGGGACATCCCCTGCGAAAAGATTTTCCACTCTCTGGATACATTGAG gtccGATACGATGAAGAAAAGAAGAGAGTTGTTGCCGAGCCTCTCGAATTGGCCCAAGAATTTCGAAGATTCGAGCTCTCAGCTCCTTGGgaacaatttccaaattttagaaattcgccTCCAGCGGCCGaagaagtttcaacgaaaaagtga
- the LOC117166999 gene encoding 60S ribosomal protein L12, with product MPPKFDPSEVKKVFLRCVGGEVGATSSLAPKIGPLGLSPKKVGDDIAKATSDWKGLKITVQLTIQNRQATISVVPSAASLIIKALKEPPRDRRKVKIQKHGGNLSYDDVIVIAKAMRSRSMSRQLCGTVKEILGTCQSVGCTVEGRPPHDLIEEIQSGELEVPED from the exons ATGCCTCCTAAATTCGATCCCAGCGAagtgaaaaaag tGTTCCTGAGGTGCGTCGGAGGTGAAGTTGGTGCTACTTCTTCCCTTGCCCCAAAAATTGGACCACTCGGTTTG tctCCAAAAAAAGTTGGTGACGACATCGCGAAGGCGACGAGTGACTGGAAAGGTTTGAAAATCACCGTCCAGTTGACAATCCAAAACCGACAGGCGACAATTTCCGTCGTTCCTTCAGCCGCGTCTTTGATCATTAAAGCCCTGAAGGAACCGCCGCGGGACCGAAGGAAGGTCAAAATTCAAAAGCACGGCGGCAACTTGTCGTACGACGACGTGATTGTGATCGCCAAGGCGATGAGGTCGCGCTCGATGTCGAGACAACTTTGCGGCACCGTGAAGGAAATTTTGGGCACGTGTCAGTCTGTCGGCTGCACGGTCGAAGGAAGACCACCCCACGATTTGATCGAAGAAATCCAGTCGGGAGAACTCGAGGTTCCGGAGGATTGA